The following coding sequences are from one Candidatus Eisenbacteria bacterium window:
- a CDS encoding aspartyl protease family protein — translation MDSRILPRMKGAPGILVAILAALLLTPSLVSGQSIAKSEIKFGPGGHATIPFDLRNQHLWIRGRLNGSDSIWIVVDTGASASVMDEGTARRLSIPLTRGFQAHGAAGMQRGYAAESVTVELPGLKLHRPVIGTLDLSGITQSGGRPMQLILGYELFESSVVRFDYARGLMEVWAPGRAPKDLPGTKVPMTLVQNHPYVEATLHIRGRPALQGRFVIDSGSSGALFIAPEITAEENLVSAFPRTLVAIGRGVGGEVRNREGRADSLSIGGLTFKRPVVSMPGPSQGRISAVGSIGNIGGQILGRCAVTFDYAGKSIYLEPGPEFDRPFEGDMSGASFARTQEGLVVRWVNPDSPAAQAGLVVGDKITQVDDQPANTIDPSALRLQMREEGRTVRLRIRRGSETFEKAFTLRRLI, via the coding sequence TTGGACTCCCGCATACTGCCGCGCATGAAAGGCGCCCCCGGCATCCTGGTCGCCATCCTCGCCGCCTTGCTCCTGACACCGAGCCTCGTCTCAGGCCAGTCGATCGCGAAGTCGGAGATCAAGTTTGGGCCCGGCGGTCACGCCACCATTCCGTTCGATCTTCGCAACCAGCACCTCTGGATTCGTGGGCGCCTGAACGGGTCTGATTCGATCTGGATCGTGGTGGATACCGGAGCTTCGGCGAGCGTGATGGACGAAGGGACGGCGCGTCGTCTCTCGATTCCGCTGACCCGAGGTTTCCAGGCCCATGGCGCCGCCGGAATGCAGCGGGGTTACGCCGCGGAGAGCGTGACCGTCGAGCTGCCAGGCCTGAAGCTCCATCGCCCCGTCATCGGCACTCTGGACTTGAGCGGCATCACGCAGTCGGGCGGCCGTCCGATGCAGCTGATCCTCGGCTACGAGCTGTTCGAATCCTCGGTGGTTCGCTTCGACTACGCGCGTGGACTCATGGAGGTGTGGGCCCCGGGAAGAGCCCCGAAGGATCTGCCGGGCACGAAGGTCCCCATGACCCTGGTTCAGAACCATCCCTACGTCGAAGCCACGCTGCACATCCGCGGGCGGCCGGCCCTGCAGGGCCGCTTCGTGATCGACAGCGGCTCGTCGGGAGCCTTGTTCATCGCGCCCGAGATCACGGCGGAGGAGAATCTGGTCTCGGCATTCCCGCGAACCCTCGTGGCGATCGGCCGCGGTGTGGGAGGAGAGGTCAGGAACCGGGAGGGCCGGGCGGACTCTCTCTCGATCGGCGGCCTGACCTTCAAGCGCCCGGTGGTCTCCATGCCGGGTCCGAGTCAGGGCCGCATCAGCGCGGTCGGATCGATCGGCAACATCGGAGGCCAGATCCTGGGCCGCTGCGCCGTGACCTTCGACTATGCGGGAAAGAGCATCTATCTGGAGCCCGGTCCGGAGTTCGATCGTCCCTTCGAAGGAGACATGTCGGGGGCCTCCTTCGCTCGGACCCAAGAAGGCCTCGTCGTGCGGTGGGTGAATCCCGATTCGCCCGCCGCTCAAGCCGGACTCGTGGTGGGAGACAAGATCACACAGGTGGACGATCAGCCGGCGAACACGATCGACCCCAGCGCGCTTCGTCTTCAGATGCGGGAGGAGGGGCGAACCGTGCGGCTCCGGATCCGGCGCGGGTCCGAGACCTTCGAGAAGGCGTTCACCCTGAGACGCCTGATTTGA
- a CDS encoding FlgD immunoglobulin-like domain containing protein: protein MPHSRTFPFACVAIVALALTTTFTGSAHAANASLEQVRNGQATSSVTPTPTWVSGNAGASNSHYLESHSIAYRTVMDGLPTDGTVIELIIGYNLKRSGSYAIDYLTHYQRLLPHVLFGHRDPEVFDPLSGITGVDATISTAPIPITTRNLVVDPDGAESDPALPQPSTNMAALSDAERQMTLFGGTLIDVTYLSEGDPNLATGSSETQVKVRFRANSARAVLAWGGHIACRWDWGFNADGSPRSAGGISGSSYHMRLINWTLGSLGNQDRSMSTDAVYPVPRCDISNAGPFCAGTTNTHSAPAGMESYRWTLSDNGSGAVIVGSDSSLSVSVRTTSAGSYTLVVTTGASGFTRECQTTVTVNSPAVADAGADQEVCASSPQVRLAGWASGGVGTWSGGAGSFSPSANDPFALYTPTAAEIAAGGVTLIMTVRPVSGPCAPASDAMRISYRPAATVNAGGDQTVCASSPQVTLAGWVGGGASSGSWSGGAGTFLPGSGALSATYLPSAAEIAAGGVTLILTTNDPSGPCAPVSDDMRINILPAATVNAGADLTVCATSPQATLAGAIGGGASSASWSGGNGSFNPNRSALNAVYTPTAAEIAAGSLTLTLVTNDPAGPCGAANDVVRIVIDPAATVNAGPDQTLCESSPEAQLAGLVGGGAASGSWDGGAGTFNPSRSALNAVYTPTAGEIAAGGVTLTLNTNDPAGPCGAVSDPVQLVFRPSAIANAGSDRRVCASSPQVTLAGSVAGGATWGGWGGGAGAFSPNRTTLNAVYTPTAAEIEAGSVTLILTTGDPAGPCPATSDAMTIVIDPITVVNAGLDQTVCASSPQVQLAGAVSGTVSSGTWSGGAGTFSPSRNALDARYTPSAAEIAAGQVMLTLTSAASSGPCPPASDAIAITINAAATVNAGADQIVCAATPQVQLSGSVGTGATSGAWSGGSGTFSPSASVLSPTYTPSAAEVAAGSVTLTLTTNDPAGPCPPVTDQVKITFDSPAVSVANRTVCTGMPGQLCANATKGIAPFVFKWSNGATTSCITVADTGYYSVEMTDSRGCKATGGGWFRQRECEGLLAHTNTTCGTFIDGTADGIADDIHVQISNNVITNIAPGVFFYFTKIDAPRSDFTVSLVQEKSSPDVPFCEIQQVQVGLYDSSCQRIGDGLEMGFGQAAVEIKDATPGQVFIINVKYSLKNLVGVTLPPSGGIHYDFKTMIDGQVVDSDPEGINIGEDITGTVGVEPSTDPGIALYRPMPNPFTSGMRMAYAVSGSAEHVRIRVFDIAGRAVRTLADGPQSAGRYLVSWDGRDDEGRRLQGSIYFVHVTIGERARKVRVAFLD from the coding sequence GTGCCGCATTCTCGGACGTTCCCGTTCGCCTGCGTGGCGATCGTCGCCCTCGCGCTCACCACGACCTTCACCGGCTCGGCGCACGCCGCGAATGCCTCGCTCGAGCAGGTGAGAAACGGCCAGGCTACCTCGTCCGTGACCCCGACTCCGACCTGGGTTTCGGGCAACGCCGGCGCCAGCAACTCGCACTATCTCGAGAGTCACTCGATCGCCTATCGCACCGTCATGGACGGACTCCCGACCGACGGCACCGTGATCGAGCTGATCATCGGCTACAACCTCAAGCGCAGCGGCTCGTATGCGATCGACTACCTCACCCACTATCAGCGGCTGCTGCCGCACGTGCTCTTCGGCCACCGCGATCCAGAGGTCTTCGATCCCCTGAGCGGGATCACGGGCGTCGACGCCACGATCAGCACGGCGCCGATCCCGATCACCACCCGCAACCTCGTCGTCGATCCGGACGGGGCCGAGTCCGACCCCGCGCTGCCGCAGCCCTCGACCAACATGGCGGCCTTGTCGGATGCGGAGCGCCAGATGACGCTCTTCGGCGGCACGCTGATCGACGTCACGTACCTGAGCGAGGGCGACCCCAATCTGGCGACCGGCTCGTCCGAGACCCAGGTGAAGGTGCGGTTCAGGGCGAATAGCGCGCGCGCGGTCCTGGCGTGGGGCGGCCACATCGCCTGCCGCTGGGATTGGGGCTTCAACGCCGACGGCTCGCCGCGCTCGGCCGGCGGCATCAGCGGCTCCTCGTATCACATGCGCCTCATCAACTGGACGCTCGGCAGCCTCGGAAACCAGGACCGCTCGATGTCGACCGACGCCGTCTACCCGGTGCCCAGATGCGACATCTCGAACGCGGGGCCCTTCTGCGCGGGCACGACCAACACCCACAGCGCGCCGGCCGGAATGGAATCGTATCGATGGACGTTGTCCGACAACGGCAGCGGGGCCGTGATCGTCGGCAGCGACAGCAGCCTTTCGGTGTCGGTGCGCACCACCAGCGCCGGCAGCTACACGCTGGTGGTGACGACGGGCGCCAGCGGCTTCACCCGGGAGTGCCAGACCACGGTGACGGTGAACTCGCCGGCGGTCGCCGACGCCGGAGCCGATCAGGAGGTGTGCGCCAGCAGTCCTCAGGTGCGCCTCGCGGGCTGGGCCAGCGGAGGAGTCGGCACCTGGAGCGGCGGCGCGGGTTCTTTCAGCCCCAGTGCCAATGACCCATTCGCGCTGTACACGCCGACCGCGGCCGAGATCGCCGCAGGTGGCGTGACGCTCATCATGACCGTGCGCCCGGTGTCCGGACCCTGCGCGCCCGCGAGCGACGCCATGCGGATCAGCTATCGTCCGGCGGCGACCGTCAATGCCGGCGGCGACCAGACCGTGTGCGCGAGCAGCCCGCAAGTGACGCTCGCCGGCTGGGTCGGCGGTGGAGCCTCGAGCGGCAGCTGGAGCGGAGGCGCAGGCACCTTCCTGCCCGGCAGCGGCGCGCTCAGCGCGACCTACCTGCCGTCAGCCGCCGAGATCGCAGCCGGTGGCGTGACCCTGATCCTCACCACCAACGACCCGTCTGGGCCGTGTGCTCCGGTGAGCGACGACATGCGGATCAACATCCTGCCTGCTGCGACGGTGAACGCCGGCGCCGATCTCACCGTGTGCGCGACGAGTCCTCAGGCGACCCTGGCCGGCGCGATCGGCGGCGGCGCCTCGAGCGCGAGCTGGAGCGGAGGGAACGGATCGTTCAATCCGAATCGCTCGGCCTTGAACGCCGTCTACACGCCGACGGCGGCGGAGATCGCGGCCGGCAGCCTCACGCTCACGCTCGTGACCAATGATCCAGCCGGCCCTTGCGGAGCGGCGAATGACGTGGTGCGCATCGTGATCGATCCCGCGGCGACGGTGAACGCGGGTCCCGACCAGACGCTGTGCGAGAGCAGCCCGGAGGCGCAGCTCGCAGGCTTGGTCGGCGGTGGAGCGGCGAGCGGATCGTGGGACGGTGGAGCCGGAACCTTCAACCCATCGCGATCGGCGCTGAACGCCGTCTACACGCCGACGGCGGGCGAGATCGCGGCGGGCGGCGTGACGCTCACGCTCAATACCAACGATCCCGCCGGTCCTTGCGGCGCCGTGAGCGACCCGGTGCAGCTCGTCTTCCGCCCCTCGGCCATCGCCAATGCCGGCTCCGACCGCCGCGTGTGCGCGAGCAGCCCGCAGGTGACGCTCGCCGGCTCGGTGGCCGGAGGGGCGACGTGGGGCGGGTGGGGCGGTGGAGCGGGAGCGTTCAGTCCGAACCGGACGACCCTCAATGCCGTCTACACGCCGACCGCTGCGGAGATCGAGGCGGGGAGCGTCACGCTCATCCTGACCACCGGCGATCCCGCGGGTCCTTGCCCGGCCACGTCCGACGCCATGACCATCGTGATCGATCCCATCACGGTGGTGAACGCGGGTCTGGATCAGACGGTGTGCGCCAGCAGTCCGCAGGTGCAGCTCGCCGGCGCCGTGAGCGGCACGGTGTCGAGCGGCACCTGGAGCGGCGGCGCCGGAACTTTCAGCCCGAGCCGCAATGCGCTCGACGCCCGGTATACGCCGAGCGCCGCCGAGATCGCTGCCGGCCAGGTGATGCTCACGCTGACCAGCGCGGCTTCGTCAGGCCCCTGTCCTCCGGCCAGCGACGCCATCGCCATCACCATCAACGCCGCCGCCACGGTCAACGCCGGGGCGGATCAGATCGTCTGCGCGGCGACGCCGCAGGTACAGCTCTCCGGCTCGGTGGGGACCGGCGCCACGAGCGGCGCCTGGAGTGGCGGCTCCGGCACCTTCTCACCCAGCGCCTCGGTGCTGTCGCCGACCTACACGCCTTCCGCAGCCGAGGTGGCCGCCGGAAGCGTCACCCTGACCCTCACCACCAACGATCCCGCCGGACCGTGCCCGCCGGTCACGGATCAGGTCAAGATCACATTCGACTCGCCCGCCGTGTCGGTCGCCAACCGCACGGTGTGCACGGGAATGCCGGGCCAGCTGTGCGCGAACGCCACCAAGGGCATCGCGCCATTCGTCTTCAAGTGGAGCAACGGCGCAACCACCTCATGCATCACGGTCGCGGACACCGGCTACTACTCCGTCGAGATGACGGACTCCCGGGGCTGCAAGGCGACCGGCGGCGGCTGGTTCCGCCAGCGCGAATGCGAGGGCCTGCTGGCGCACACGAACACCACGTGCGGCACGTTCATCGACGGCACGGCGGACGGCATCGCGGACGATATCCACGTCCAGATCAGCAACAACGTCATCACCAACATCGCTCCCGGCGTGTTCTTCTACTTCACCAAGATCGATGCGCCGCGCTCCGACTTCACGGTCTCGCTGGTCCAGGAGAAGAGCAGCCCGGACGTGCCGTTCTGCGAGATCCAGCAGGTCCAGGTCGGCCTTTACGACTCGAGCTGCCAGCGGATTGGCGACGGTCTCGAAATGGGCTTTGGCCAGGCCGCGGTCGAGATCAAGGACGCCACGCCGGGACAGGTGTTCATCATCAACGTGAAGTACTCCCTGAAGAATCTGGTGGGTGTCACGCTGCCGCCGAGCGGAGGGATCCACTACGACTTCAAGACCATGATCGACGGCCAGGTGGTGGACTCCGATCCCGAAGGGATCAACATCGGGGAGGACATCACCGGGACGGTGGGAGTCGAGCCGTCCACCGACCCGGGCATCGCCCTTTACCGTCCGATGCCGAATCCGTTCACGAGCGGCATGAGGATGGCCTACGCGGTGAGCGGCTCCGCCGAGCACGTCCGCATCCGCGTATTCGACATCGCTGGACGCGCGGTGCGCACGCTGGCCGACGGCCCTCAGTCGGCGGGACGTTACCTGGTCTCATGGGACGGGAGGGATGACGAGGGACGCCGTCTTCAAGGGAGCATCTACTTCGTGCACGTGACGATCGGCGAGCGCGCGCGGAAGGTACGCGTGGCATTCCTCGACTGA
- a CDS encoding DUF1003 domain-containing protein, translating to METLIWIATGALAGWSAGKLMKGRDYGWTGNILLGLIGSLVGGWLMALLGGSQGPEWWQRAIVAALGSVVVLGIARRLRPMARQTRAVLGDVAAASADLEGQILKLSELERRVVARMLQRQKPLDPNATFEQQLTFGQRVADKVASFGGSWTFIGLFLTFMLVWMIVNTEMEKPFDVFPFILLNLMLSCLAALQAPIIMMSQNRQAARDRSDARLDYEVNVRAETEIARLHEKIDLQDAEIHELLQITRHQLAVLERMSPHPKKD from the coding sequence ATGGAAACGCTGATCTGGATCGCGACAGGAGCGCTCGCTGGCTGGAGCGCGGGCAAGCTCATGAAGGGCCGCGACTATGGTTGGACGGGCAACATCCTTCTCGGCCTGATCGGGAGTCTCGTCGGCGGCTGGCTGATGGCGCTGCTCGGCGGCAGCCAGGGCCCGGAATGGTGGCAACGCGCCATCGTGGCCGCTCTCGGCTCGGTCGTCGTGCTCGGCATCGCGCGGCGGCTGCGGCCGATGGCGCGCCAGACCCGAGCCGTCCTGGGGGACGTGGCAGCCGCCAGCGCGGATCTCGAAGGTCAGATTCTCAAGCTCTCGGAGCTCGAGCGCCGGGTGGTGGCGCGCATGCTGCAGCGGCAGAAGCCTCTCGATCCGAACGCGACCTTCGAGCAGCAGCTGACGTTCGGCCAGCGGGTCGCAGACAAGGTCGCCTCCTTCGGCGGCAGCTGGACCTTCATCGGCCTCTTCCTGACGTTCATGCTGGTGTGGATGATCGTGAACACCGAGATGGAGAAGCCGTTCGATGTGTTCCCGTTCATCCTGCTGAACCTCATGCTGTCCTGCCTGGCCGCGCTCCAGGCGCCGATCATCATGATGAGCCAGAACCGCCAGGCCGCGAGGGATCGCAGCGACGCACGGCTCGACTACGAAGTGAACGTCCGCGCGGAGACCGAGATCGCGCGGCTGCACGAGAAGATCGACCTGCAGGACGCGGAGATCCACGAGCTGCTCCAGATCACGCGCCATCAACTCGCGGTGCTGGAGCGCATGTCACCGCACCCGAAGAAGGACTGA
- a CDS encoding protein kinase: MPLAPGTRLGPYEVLAPLGAGGMGEVYRARDTRLRREVAVKVLRSQDRERLHRFEQEALAASALNHPHILVVHDVGTEGETAYVVFELLEGETLRERLAAGPLPEPKAIAFALQMVNALAAAHDKGIVHRDLKPENIFLTKDGSLKILDFGLAKLSRREESDESLTRAATVSSDTMPGVVMGTIGYMSPEQVRGRAVDARSDLFAFGAILYEMLTGRRTFTGDSAAEVSSAILRDTPPPLTQNPAPSPLERVIQRCLEKSPDQRFQSARDLAFALGESSSAPATAVAPGMSRRRPASVWGRVAAPLVIGLGLAFALDAGGIRKRLLGPPKGSAIRSLAVLPLRNLTGDPEQEYFADGMTDALTSSLAQIRSVNVISRTSAMLYKGSKKSLRDIGRELHVDVVVEGSVARAGDRVRIAAQLIRAETDAHFWTRTFERPLGDALALQGEIARAIAQEVEARLTVDEQSRLGKGRPVLAKAYEAVLLGRFFLDQGTEEGMQKAHQQFRRALEIQADCAPAYAGLASYYATLPFFTTSSPAEVFPKAREAAVRSVELDDGLAEAHASLAYIRAYYEWDWAAAEREFRKALDLRPSFADAHFSYSRFLAASGRMKEAMEEIHRAEELDPRSTLLNANVALLNYFQGHYDEALSHLLEISRADSTMSTARWGIGLAYEAKGMGSQALASLEQATKLSGSLNLKASLGHAYARFGDASRAREILSLLTERTRKGYVPSYFFALVYVGLGDKDRAFEWLERAYQERSTVLAYLRIDPRLAPLRSDPRYSALVRRLGFPA; this comes from the coding sequence ATGCCGCTCGCTCCCGGCACCCGGCTCGGACCCTATGAAGTGCTGGCGCCGCTCGGTGCGGGCGGGATGGGCGAAGTCTACCGCGCGCGGGACACGCGTCTTCGGCGCGAGGTCGCGGTCAAGGTTCTGCGCTCGCAGGATCGTGAGCGGTTGCATCGCTTCGAGCAGGAGGCGCTCGCCGCCTCCGCCCTCAACCATCCACATATCCTCGTGGTGCACGACGTGGGCACCGAAGGCGAGACGGCCTACGTCGTCTTCGAGCTCCTGGAAGGGGAGACCCTCCGCGAGCGGCTCGCGGCCGGTCCTCTTCCCGAGCCGAAAGCCATCGCCTTTGCGCTCCAGATGGTGAACGCGCTGGCCGCGGCGCATGACAAGGGCATCGTTCACCGCGATCTCAAGCCCGAGAACATCTTCCTCACCAAGGATGGCTCGCTGAAGATCCTCGATTTCGGCTTGGCCAAGCTGTCGCGACGAGAAGAATCCGACGAGAGTCTCACGCGGGCGGCCACGGTCAGCTCCGACACGATGCCGGGCGTCGTCATGGGCACCATCGGGTACATGTCGCCGGAGCAGGTGAGGGGTCGGGCCGTCGACGCCCGCTCCGACCTCTTCGCGTTCGGCGCCATCCTCTACGAGATGCTCACCGGGCGCCGCACGTTCACCGGCGACTCGGCGGCGGAAGTGTCGAGCGCGATCCTGCGCGACACGCCGCCCCCGCTCACCCAGAACCCCGCACCTTCGCCGCTCGAGCGGGTGATCCAGCGCTGCCTCGAGAAGTCGCCGGACCAGCGCTTCCAGTCTGCGCGCGATCTCGCCTTCGCGCTCGGCGAGAGCTCGAGCGCCCCCGCGACCGCCGTGGCGCCCGGCATGTCGCGCCGGAGGCCCGCCAGCGTGTGGGGAAGGGTGGCGGCTCCTCTGGTGATCGGGCTCGGGCTTGCCTTTGCGCTCGATGCCGGGGGGATCCGGAAACGGCTCCTCGGCCCTCCGAAGGGCTCGGCCATACGGTCGCTCGCCGTGCTTCCGCTGCGGAACCTCACCGGAGATCCCGAGCAGGAGTATTTCGCCGACGGCATGACGGACGCGCTCACCAGCAGTCTGGCGCAGATCCGCTCGGTCAACGTCATCTCACGAACGTCCGCCATGCTCTACAAGGGGTCGAAGAAATCCCTGCGAGACATCGGCCGCGAGCTGCACGTCGACGTGGTGGTGGAAGGCTCGGTGGCGCGCGCCGGAGATCGGGTGCGCATTGCCGCGCAGCTGATCCGCGCCGAGACCGACGCTCACTTCTGGACTCGGACATTCGAACGCCCGCTCGGCGACGCGCTGGCGCTGCAGGGCGAGATCGCGCGCGCGATCGCCCAGGAGGTCGAGGCGAGGCTGACGGTCGATGAGCAGAGCCGGCTGGGGAAGGGGCGTCCCGTGCTGGCCAAGGCCTACGAAGCCGTCCTGCTTGGCCGGTTCTTCCTCGACCAGGGCACCGAGGAGGGGATGCAGAAGGCGCACCAGCAGTTCCGTCGCGCGCTCGAGATCCAAGCCGACTGCGCGCCGGCCTACGCCGGACTCGCGAGCTACTACGCGACGCTGCCATTCTTCACCACCTCGTCGCCGGCGGAGGTCTTTCCCAAGGCACGGGAGGCGGCGGTCAGGTCGGTGGAGCTGGATGACGGGCTGGCCGAGGCGCATGCGTCGCTCGCATACATCCGCGCGTATTACGAGTGGGACTGGGCGGCCGCCGAGCGGGAATTCCGCAAGGCGCTCGATCTCCGCCCGAGCTTCGCCGATGCCCACTTCTCCTACAGCCGGTTCCTGGCCGCGTCGGGACGCATGAAGGAGGCGATGGAGGAGATTCACCGCGCCGAGGAGCTGGATCCGCGATCCACTCTCCTCAACGCGAACGTGGCGTTGCTGAACTACTTTCAGGGTCACTACGACGAAGCGCTGAGTCATCTGCTCGAGATCAGCCGGGCCGACTCGACGATGTCCACCGCTCGCTGGGGCATCGGCCTGGCGTATGAAGCGAAGGGCATGGGCTCGCAGGCGCTGGCCTCGCTCGAGCAGGCCACGAAGCTCTCGGGAAGCCTGAACCTCAAGGCCTCCCTCGGCCACGCGTATGCGCGCTTCGGCGACGCCTCGCGCGCCCGTGAGATCCTCTCGCTGCTCACCGAGCGAACGCGCAAGGGCTATGTCCCTTCGTACTTCTTCGCCCTGGTCTACGTCGGGCTCGGAGACAAGGACCGCGCGTTCGAATGGCTCGAGCGCGCGTACCAGGAACGCTCGACCGTGCTCGCCTACCTGCGCATCGATCCACGCTTGGCACCGCTGCGTTCCGATCCGCGGTACTCGGCCCTCGTGCGCCGGCTGGGATTTCCCGCCTAA
- a CDS encoding cupin domain-containing protein produces MSHDVRRIVEQLGLEPHPEGGFFRETFRSSHVLRAADGTRSASTAIYFLLPAGVFSAFHRIEGADEMWHLYGGDSVEIHTIGQDGDHQTAILGHRLEEGERPQLLVPAGTLQAALALGPDAGLCGCTVSPGFDFADFVMPTRKELLERFPQHADLIRRLTR; encoded by the coding sequence TTGAGCCACGACGTTCGGCGCATCGTCGAGCAGCTTGGGCTGGAACCGCATCCTGAAGGAGGGTTCTTCCGCGAGACCTTCCGTTCCTCGCATGTGCTGCGCGCCGCGGATGGGACGCGTAGCGCCTCCACGGCGATCTACTTCCTTCTCCCGGCCGGCGTGTTCTCCGCCTTTCATCGCATCGAGGGCGCCGACGAGATGTGGCACCTCTACGGCGGCGACTCGGTCGAGATCCACACCATCGGTCAGGACGGCGATCACCAAACCGCCATCCTCGGACACCGCCTCGAGGAAGGCGAGCGGCCTCAGCTGCTGGTCCCCGCAGGGACCTTGCAGGCGGCTCTAGCGCTTGGCCCCGATGCCGGTCTATGCGGCTGCACGGTGTCTCCGGGGTTCGACTTCGCCGACTTCGTCATGCCGACGAGGAAGGAGCTGCTCGAGCGCTTCCCGCAGCACGCGGACCTGATTCGAAGGCTCACGAGGTGA